A genomic window from Treponema maltophilum ATCC 51939 includes:
- a CDS encoding sugar ABC transporter ATP-binding protein, translating into MDKFLLEMKNIHKKFPGVYVLRGVNLELCAGEVLAVIGENGAGKSTLINILGGIHKKNEGEIYLNGQKTAIENVLDARNAGIGIIHQELCLVPHLTVAENIFLNREPVGKTGLIDFPKLYHNAAQFINELGLSINPDAKVSTLPIAQQQMVEIVKAVSFNSQIIVMDEPTSSISDKEVAALFKCIEDLKSRGIGIIYISHRLSELWQIADRVLVLRDGQSIQTLSVSETSNDELVKLMVGREIANYYSRTHHIEGQVALEVENLTTTKVENINFTLHKGEILGFAGLVGAGRTETVLGILGFDKIKSGKIKIYGTECRFNKPADAYASGIGFIPESRREESLFPLMSVKFNLTIKALNQFIHGIKVNFTKEYHITEKFIQEMKIKTPSPDAFIQNLSGGNQQKVVISSWLVTNPSILIMDEPTRGIDVGAKAEIYALMNALAMRGISIIMISSDLPEVINMSDRVIVMRDGRISKLLAHDQITQEEIMKYAVDVDI; encoded by the coding sequence ATGGATAAATTTCTGCTTGAAATGAAAAATATTCACAAGAAATTTCCCGGTGTGTATGTTCTTAGAGGGGTAAATTTGGAATTATGCGCAGGGGAAGTCCTTGCTGTTATCGGAGAAAACGGTGCCGGTAAATCCACGCTTATCAATATACTTGGCGGAATTCATAAAAAAAACGAAGGAGAAATATATTTAAACGGTCAAAAAACTGCTATTGAAAATGTTCTCGACGCGCGTAATGCCGGAATCGGTATCATACACCAAGAACTTTGTCTTGTTCCTCACTTAACGGTAGCGGAAAATATATTCTTAAACAGAGAACCGGTCGGCAAAACAGGACTGATAGATTTTCCGAAGTTGTACCACAACGCCGCCCAATTTATAAATGAACTGGGATTATCGATAAATCCCGATGCTAAAGTTTCAACACTGCCGATTGCGCAGCAGCAAATGGTCGAAATAGTAAAAGCCGTTTCTTTTAATTCGCAAATTATAGTGATGGATGAACCGACGTCTTCTATTTCGGACAAAGAAGTTGCTGCACTTTTTAAATGCATTGAGGATTTAAAATCTCGCGGTATCGGTATAATCTATATATCACATAGACTTTCAGAACTTTGGCAGATTGCTGATAGAGTATTGGTTCTTCGTGACGGACAAAGCATACAGACTTTGAGCGTTTCGGAAACGTCCAATGACGAACTTGTAAAATTGATGGTCGGCAGGGAAATTGCAAACTATTATTCACGAACTCATCATATCGAAGGGCAAGTTGCTCTGGAAGTTGAAAATCTTACTACAACGAAAGTAGAAAATATTAATTTTACATTGCATAAAGGAGAAATTCTCGGTTTTGCGGGGCTGGTCGGTGCAGGGAGGACTGAAACCGTGCTGGGGATTCTCGGATTTGATAAAATAAAATCTGGAAAAATTAAAATATACGGTACTGAATGTCGGTTTAATAAACCTGCCGATGCCTATGCAAGCGGAATCGGTTTTATTCCTGAAAGCAGGCGCGAGGAAAGTCTCTTCCCCCTGATGTCAGTCAAATTCAATTTAACAATTAAAGCACTGAATCAATTTATTCACGGGATTAAGGTTAATTTTACCAAAGAGTACCATATTACCGAAAAATTTATTCAAGAGATGAAAATAAAAACGCCATCTCCCGATGCATTTATACAGAATCTGTCGGGAGGCAATCAGCAAAAAGTAGTTATTTCAAGTTGGCTTGTTACAAATCCCTCTATTTTAATTATGGACGAGCCTACAAGAGGAATTGATGTCGGTGCCAAAGCCGAGATTTATGCGTTAATGAACGCTTTGGCAATGCGGGGAATCTCGATAATCATGATTTCTTCAGATCTTCCGGAAGTAATCAACATGAGTGATCGAGTGATTGTTATGCGGGATGGAAGAATTTCAAAACTACTTGCACATGATCAAATTACTCAAGAAGAAATAATGAAATATGCTGTTGATGTGGATATTTGA
- a CDS encoding ABC transporter permease encodes MKQNKSLWHWFLHYAGQLVFIAILFIVITIADQKKVFLTTGNLLNVMRQVTTNVFVACGMTLILIAGGIDLSIGAVMAISGMTAAYMSLSGIPFALCVLAGLCVGAAAGFVNGLIVSQTDLQPFIVTYSTQIILRGMVYVITAAGTYRITNKSFLAFGGASLGPIPYPVIYMIIVVSIVVVLLNYTKFGRHLYAIGGNTKAAQFAGINITKIKIGIYTLSGVLASLSGLVLTSRNSSMQPSLATGAEMDAIAAVVLGGTSMAGGQGAIAGTVLGSFIIGFINNGLNLLGMNSFWQYIVKGIVILIAVYLDFIKNKRLAKGT; translated from the coding sequence ATGAAACAAAATAAATCTTTATGGCACTGGTTTTTACATTATGCGGGGCAATTAGTATTTATCGCTATATTGTTTATTGTCATAACTATTGCCGACCAAAAGAAAGTGTTTTTAACAACGGGTAATTTACTCAATGTTATGCGCCAAGTTACAACAAACGTATTCGTTGCTTGCGGTATGACGCTTATTTTGATTGCCGGAGGGATCGATCTCTCAATCGGCGCTGTTATGGCAATCTCCGGTATGACGGCTGCATACATGTCGCTTTCGGGAATTCCTTTTGCGTTGTGTGTCTTGGCCGGACTTTGCGTCGGAGCAGCTGCCGGTTTTGTAAACGGCCTAATCGTTTCTCAAACCGATTTGCAGCCATTTATTGTAACGTATTCAACACAAATAATTTTGCGCGGAATGGTTTACGTTATTACTGCTGCCGGAACATATCGTATTACAAATAAGAGTTTTCTTGCCTTTGGCGGGGCTTCGTTGGGGCCGATTCCATATCCTGTCATATATATGATAATTGTTGTAAGCATTGTGGTTGTTCTTCTAAATTATACTAAATTCGGAAGGCATCTCTATGCAATCGGCGGGAATACAAAGGCTGCTCAATTTGCAGGGATAAATATAACAAAAATAAAAATCGGCATTTATACACTTTCAGGTGTTTTAGCTTCTCTTTCCGGTCTTGTTTTGACAAGTCGTAATTCATCGATGCAGCCGAGTTTGGCTACGGGAGCGGAGATGGATGCCATTGCCGCAGTGGTTCTCGGTGGAACATCTATGGCTGGCGGACAAGGAGCGATTGCGGGAACAGTGCTCGGATCTTTTATTATCGGTTTTATTAACAACGGTTTAAATCTTTTGGGTATGAATAGTTTTTGGCAATATATCGTAAAAGGAATTGTCATCCTTATTGCGGTATATCTCGATTTTATTAAAAATAAACGATTGGCAAAGGGAACCTGA
- the rbsD gene encoding D-ribose pyranase, with product MKKNMLLNSNISSAISKMGHTDGITIADCGLPIRGTVERIDLALTKNIPTFLQTLDAVLSELCVEKIVLAEEIKTVSPAMLSEILKRFNDDLKVVFVSHEELKKATEKCVAVVRTGECTPFANVILYSGVTF from the coding sequence ATGAAAAAAAACATGTTGCTTAATTCAAATATTTCATCAGCAATATCTAAAATGGGGCATACGGACGGTATCACGATTGCCGACTGCGGGTTACCGATACGGGGTACTGTTGAGCGTATCGATCTTGCTTTGACAAAAAATATTCCGACCTTTCTTCAAACTTTGGATGCCGTACTGTCTGAACTATGCGTAGAAAAGATAGTCCTTGCAGAGGAAATTAAAACCGTTTCTCCCGCTATGCTTTCCGAAATTTTAAAACGTTTTAATGACGATCTAAAAGTTGTGTTTGTCTCGCATGAAGAACTGAAAAAGGCAACGGAAAAATGCGTTGCAGTTGTCAGAACCGGAGAGTGTACTCCTTTTGCCAATGTAATATTGTATTCAGGCGTTACATTTTAG
- a CDS encoding flagellar motor switch protein FliG → MNLNDKRIQAYTKTAQGAKDDTVGKVRTHMDELMKRDGLLKSAKPAGGAEKQTQNQAQNQARQNAQSGAASLAGSGSSGADSVYRRVAKFLLLIGVNEAAKILPHLTAEQTEKIIPELASIRSVDPDEASVIFAEFQSLLERSRQSGGVQTARTILEKAFGADKAQAMLEKTVSYPDGTPFDYLQEISAERLSQLLKDESAPVQALVLSRLKPALAAAFIKSLDRERQKDIIGRMAKLSSISSEVVRRVDRAMREKSQTLSTETGTALDGRGVLAEILKKMDPESEKSILSVLDENDAELGADVRKRLFTLDDIIRADDRFIQETLRSMSDGDLALLIAGKPEEFREKILTNVSKDRGDSVLEEEQLKKPIRKRDADEVTDAFFGTLRRAWEQGKLAIKGRDDDVFV, encoded by the coding sequence ATGAATCTTAACGATAAGCGCATTCAAGCGTATACTAAAACCGCGCAGGGTGCGAAAGACGATACCGTCGGCAAAGTACGCACGCATATGGATGAACTTATGAAGCGCGACGGTCTTTTAAAATCGGCAAAGCCGGCCGGCGGCGCTGAAAAACAAACGCAAAATCAAGCGCAAAATCAAGCGCGGCAAAATGCGCAGAGCGGTGCAGCTTCTTTAGCCGGCAGCGGCTCAAGCGGCGCCGATTCGGTGTACCGCAGGGTCGCAAAGTTTTTGCTGCTTATCGGCGTAAACGAAGCCGCCAAAATATTGCCGCATTTAACCGCAGAGCAAACCGAAAAAATCATTCCCGAACTCGCTTCTATACGGAGCGTTGATCCGGATGAAGCGTCCGTTATTTTTGCCGAATTCCAATCCCTTTTGGAACGTTCGCGCCAATCCGGCGGCGTACAGACGGCGCGCACGATTTTGGAAAAAGCCTTCGGCGCCGATAAAGCGCAGGCAATGCTCGAAAAAACGGTAAGTTATCCTGACGGCACTCCGTTCGACTATTTGCAGGAAATAAGCGCGGAGCGTCTTTCTCAACTTTTAAAGGACGAGTCGGCGCCGGTACAGGCTTTGGTGCTTTCGCGTTTAAAGCCCGCACTTGCCGCAGCTTTTATAAAATCGCTCGACCGTGAACGCCAAAAAGATATCATCGGCCGTATGGCTAAACTTTCTTCAATATCGTCCGAAGTTGTGCGGCGGGTCGACCGTGCCATGCGTGAAAAATCGCAAACGCTGAGCACCGAAACGGGTACCGCCTTGGACGGTCGCGGTGTTTTGGCCGAAATCTTAAAGAAAATGGATCCCGAATCCGAAAAATCCATATTGTCCGTGCTCGATGAAAACGATGCGGAACTCGGCGCCGATGTGCGCAAAAGGCTGTTTACGCTCGACGATATTATCCGCGCCGACGATCGGTTTATTCAGGAAACGCTTCGCTCCATGAGCGACGGGGATCTTGCGCTTTTGATTGCGGGCAAACCGGAAGAATTCCGCGAAAAAATTTTAACGAACGTATCGAAGGACAGGGGCGATTCCGTTTTGGAAGAAGAGCAGCTTAAAAAGCCGATCCGTAAAAGGGATGCGGACGAAGTTACCGACGCTTTTTTCGGCACGCTGCGCCGCGCATGGGAGCAGGGAAAATTGGCTATAAAAGGCAGGGACGACGATGTCTTCGTGTGA
- a CDS encoding insulinase family protein: MSSCDAWQLVKREECAEYKSEGLWYRHKKTGMEVFHLFNDDEENLFAFGFKTLNAASDGAAHVLEHSVLCGSKRYPLKDPFLQLNNQSVKTFLNAMTFPDKTLYPASSMVKADYFNLMAVYGDAVFNPLLSEETFAQEAHRFEVGDVGKVSVQGVVYNEMKGAYSSFDDIVSDYVIRYTFPGTPYAFDSGGDPVDIPSLTLEKLKAFHAEHYGPAHCRLFLYGNIPTETQLEFIETHFLKDLSAQDGSVGVGALHALEQSIYDCSFDKPQTVRASAPAGSGEKGETVLLNWVLGNSASPDSYMQAVLLSEILTGHDASPLTKALMQSGLGEDIAPNTGLECDLARLLFSCGMRGVKKGDEEKIERCINDVLSGLAQNGVSDDDLHAALMSVDFSQREVQRSSGPWSLVLMRRAFRGWLNGTDPFSSLKTRAAFERLKSRIALADGKAYLQSLVKKFFLDNPHRLLLTVIPDKEYDKKREKAYEKQSSSCTLSRDEIEKKQKALHAYQSKDDEKLRSLIPHLKPRDLEKKIDCIHTERTAIADIPAFVHNEAVNGIVYVIAAVPVDELEPDLYPFLPFYAQVLTNVGFKGMDWAEAAAKSALITGGFGASVFTSAMTPRAAKLPESGRDSLLGRDWLFLRVKMLAEYAKEGVDLLFDCFESPDFSDEKRIKDLALEYRNDFVSSIVPAGHMYALSRCARYFSRSKSVEELWSGLSQLYTAKHIAAMESAETAHLLRTIHEKLRGSGICVNITADKEGLPGAEKALSVRLKAYASPKVPSPTFCSRLDAEAFLPFGRIENIDESSKNLCVYTLPCETGFAASSFASSAYGTKEAVYESLFAHWFSNNVLWEKIRTVGGAYGAFASADVLEKVFSFVTYRDPDPARSLDAFVQCLDESSSARISGDILERAITGSYSKEVQPRSPSARGFTGFMRSLYGIRDEEREEKLSILLCAGSSDLQKAASSLARRAECAKNALICGKYDKSTGIIIPLSV; this comes from the coding sequence ATGTCTTCGTGTGACGCATGGCAACTTGTAAAGCGCGAAGAATGCGCCGAATATAAATCGGAGGGGCTTTGGTACCGGCATAAAAAAACGGGCATGGAAGTGTTTCATCTTTTTAACGACGATGAAGAAAACCTCTTTGCCTTCGGTTTTAAAACGCTGAATGCGGCTTCCGACGGGGCGGCCCATGTGCTGGAGCATTCGGTTCTCTGCGGTTCGAAGCGCTATCCTTTAAAAGACCCCTTTTTGCAGTTAAACAATCAAAGCGTAAAAACCTTTTTAAATGCGATGACCTTCCCCGATAAAACGCTGTATCCGGCGTCTTCGATGGTTAAGGCCGATTATTTTAATTTGATGGCCGTATACGGCGATGCGGTTTTCAATCCCCTGCTTTCGGAAGAAACCTTCGCTCAGGAAGCGCACCGTTTTGAAGTCGGCGATGTGGGAAAGGTTTCGGTGCAGGGCGTCGTCTATAACGAGATGAAAGGCGCTTATTCGAGCTTCGACGACATCGTGTCCGATTACGTTATCCGCTATACTTTTCCGGGAACGCCGTATGCCTTCGATTCGGGAGGCGATCCGGTCGATATTCCCTCGCTGACGCTCGAAAAGCTGAAAGCTTTTCATGCCGAACATTACGGCCCCGCGCACTGCCGCCTCTTTTTGTACGGGAACATTCCTACGGAAACGCAGCTTGAATTTATCGAAACGCATTTTTTAAAAGACCTCAGTGCGCAGGACGGCTCGGTCGGCGTCGGCGCTTTGCACGCTTTGGAGCAAAGCATTTACGATTGTTCGTTCGACAAACCGCAAACGGTTCGCGCAAGCGCTCCTGCGGGAAGCGGCGAAAAGGGCGAAACCGTGCTTCTTAACTGGGTTTTGGGAAACAGCGCTTCTCCCGATTCTTACATGCAAGCCGTTTTGCTTTCCGAAATTCTTACCGGACACGACGCTTCTCCGCTTACAAAGGCTTTAATGCAGTCCGGCTTGGGCGAAGATATCGCGCCGAACACGGGCTTGGAATGCGACCTTGCGCGCCTGTTGTTTTCGTGCGGCATGAGGGGAGTTAAAAAAGGCGACGAGGAAAAAATCGAACGTTGCATTAACGATGTGTTGTCCGGTCTTGCGCAAAACGGCGTTTCCGACGACGATTTGCACGCCGCTTTAATGTCGGTCGATTTTTCGCAGCGCGAAGTGCAGCGTTCTTCGGGTCCCTGGTCGCTCGTTCTTATGCGGCGCGCGTTCCGCGGCTGGCTTAACGGAACCGATCCGTTTTCGTCGCTTAAAACACGGGCCGCTTTCGAGCGCCTTAAAAGCCGTATTGCGCTCGCCGACGGAAAAGCCTATCTGCAATCGCTGGTAAAAAAATTTTTTTTGGATAATCCGCACCGGCTTTTGCTTACTGTTATACCCGACAAAGAGTACGACAAAAAGCGCGAAAAAGCGTATGAAAAGCAAAGTTCTTCGTGTACTTTGAGCCGGGACGAAATCGAAAAAAAACAAAAAGCGTTGCACGCGTATCAAAGCAAAGATGACGAAAAGCTGCGTTCGCTCATTCCCCATTTAAAGCCGCGCGACCTCGAAAAAAAAATAGACTGCATCCACACCGAGCGCACGGCCATTGCGGACATTCCCGCCTTTGTGCACAACGAAGCGGTAAACGGCATCGTGTATGTTATCGCCGCCGTGCCGGTTGACGAACTGGAGCCGGATTTGTATCCGTTTTTGCCTTTTTACGCGCAGGTTCTTACGAACGTCGGTTTTAAAGGCATGGATTGGGCGGAAGCGGCGGCAAAAAGCGCGCTCATTACCGGCGGCTTCGGCGCTTCGGTTTTTACGTCGGCAATGACGCCGCGCGCGGCAAAACTGCCCGAATCCGGGCGGGATTCCCTGCTCGGGCGCGATTGGCTTTTTTTACGCGTTAAAATGCTTGCCGAATATGCAAAAGAAGGCGTCGATTTACTGTTCGATTGTTTTGAATCGCCCGATTTTTCCGATGAAAAACGCATTAAAGACCTCGCGCTCGAATACCGCAACGATTTCGTATCTTCAATCGTTCCGGCGGGGCATATGTATGCGCTTTCGCGCTGCGCCCGCTATTTCAGCCGCTCAAAATCGGTTGAAGAATTGTGGAGCGGATTAAGTCAGTTGTATACGGCAAAACACATTGCCGCGATGGAAAGCGCGGAAACGGCACATCTTTTGCGCACAATCCACGAAAAACTCCGCGGCAGCGGCATTTGCGTGAATATTACCGCCGATAAAGAAGGTTTGCCCGGAGCCGAAAAAGCGCTTTCGGTACGCTTAAAAGCATACGCGTCGCCGAAAGTTCCTTCGCCGACCTTTTGTTCGCGCTTGGACGCCGAAGCATTTTTGCCGTTCGGGCGCATAGAAAATATCGACGAAAGTTCAAAGAACCTTTGCGTGTATACGCTTCCGTGCGAAACGGGCTTTGCCGCTTCTTCGTTTGCATCGTCGGCATACGGTACAAAAGAAGCCGTATACGAAAGCCTGTTTGCGCACTGGTTTTCGAACAATGTGCTGTGGGAAAAAATCCGCACCGTCGGCGGAGCCTACGGCGCCTTTGCTTCCGCGGACGTATTGGAAAAGGTATTCTCCTTCGTTACGTACCGCGACCCCGATCCGGCGCGTTCTTTGGATGCCTTCGTTCAATGTTTGGATGAATCGTCTTCGGCGCGTATAAGCGGCGATATTTTGGAGCGCGCGATTACCGGCTCGTACAGCAAAGAAGTACAGCCGCGTTCTCCGTCCGCCCGCGGTTTTACCGGTTTTATGCGCTCGCTGTACGGCATCCGCGACGAAGAGCGCGAAGAAAAGCTGAGCATACTGCTTTGTGCCGGTTCTTCCGACCTTCAAAAAGCCGCTTCTTCGTTGGCCCGCCGTGCGGAATGTGCAAAAAATGCGCTTATATGCGGAAAATACGATAAATCCACTGGAATAATTATTCCGTTGTCCGTATAA
- a CDS encoding ABC transporter substrate-binding protein: MKKFVIVICIASLLFASCAQKKTAAAAEKITVIDQNNMEATLNGKPDRIVLTALPLPSIYALTGEPIEKLVGMHPGATSAIKNSVMGAMYPALLNVPSNFINGVDINIEELMKLKPDVVMYWAEYTNQYELLKSAGIPAVGVKTQGDGDVIVTMDSWLAIMGEMFGKSKKVDAVLEYGRSLQKDILSKIEGIPDSDKPKVLYIFNHSSEEISVSGNKFYGGTWIENTGGINAAREIQGHAIVNMEQIYKWNPDIILITTFTETMPEDLYENKIRGQNWSNVAAVKNKKVFKEPLGVYRWFPPSGDAPLMSMWMANHMQPGIFNYDMQKEIKEYYKRFYQYDLTDEQIEGILTANTEAAKGANFGGKQ; this comes from the coding sequence ATGAAAAAATTTGTCATCGTGATATGCATTGCATCGCTTTTATTTGCATCGTGCGCACAAAAGAAAACCGCGGCCGCGGCGGAAAAGATAACCGTCATCGATCAAAACAATATGGAGGCAACGCTTAACGGCAAGCCCGATCGAATCGTACTGACCGCGCTTCCGCTTCCGAGTATATACGCGCTGACCGGTGAACCGATCGAAAAGCTTGTGGGTATGCATCCGGGCGCTACAAGCGCAATCAAAAATTCCGTCATGGGCGCCATGTACCCCGCGCTTTTGAACGTGCCGTCGAATTTTATCAACGGCGTCGATATCAATATCGAAGAGCTCATGAAACTTAAGCCCGATGTCGTCATGTATTGGGCGGAATACACGAATCAGTATGAATTGTTAAAGTCTGCCGGTATTCCGGCTGTCGGCGTGAAAACGCAGGGCGACGGAGACGTCATCGTAACGATGGACAGCTGGCTTGCCATCATGGGCGAGATGTTCGGCAAAAGCAAAAAAGTCGACGCGGTTTTGGAATACGGCCGCTCGCTGCAAAAAGATATTTTATCGAAAATCGAAGGGATTCCCGACAGCGATAAGCCGAAGGTTTTGTACATATTCAATCACAGTTCCGAAGAGATATCGGTGAGCGGCAATAAATTTTACGGCGGTACGTGGATAGAAAACACCGGCGGTATAAACGCCGCTCGTGAAATTCAGGGACACGCCATCGTTAATATGGAACAGATCTATAAATGGAATCCCGATATCATCCTCATTACGACATTTACGGAAACCATGCCGGAAGACCTCTACGAAAATAAAATACGCGGACAAAATTGGAGCAACGTTGCCGCGGTTAAAAATAAAAAGGTGTTCAAAGAACCTCTGGGCGTGTACCGCTGGTTCCCGCCGTCCGGAGACGCACCGCTCATGTCCATGTGGATGGCGAATCACATGCAGCCCGGTATCTTCAATTACGATATGCAAAAAGAAATCAAAGAGTATTATAAGCGTTTTTATCAATACGATTTAACCGACGAACAGATCGAAGGCATTTTGACTGCGAACACCGAAGCCGCTAAAGGTGCGAATTTCGGGGGAAAACAGTAA
- a CDS encoding FecCD family ABC transporter permease, which produces MFKGKNGINLLLAVLLCAVSVSALCIGRYTMNPLDVFRSAVHYGENSALDTVIWSVRLPRIIMAAAVGSGLSVAGLSLQAMFGNPLVSAHVLGVSYSAGFGAALGILLFSNFAIVETSSLLFGLVGMALTYRLSKRKGGRSTLTLVLSGIIVGAAFEALTSLIKFVADPESKLPTITYWLMGSLAGTSYADIAKAVPPLLAAIFVLWLFRWRLNVLSLSREEALSLGVNINRTRAIIIAASTLIAAVTVSHCGVIGFVGLAVPHLSRMLVGTDHKYSCLTSVLLGAVFLIVIDTFARSVTATEIPLSILTALIGAPIFATLLNKSGGSWYD; this is translated from the coding sequence ATGTTTAAAGGAAAAAACGGCATAAATCTTCTTTTAGCTGTACTTTTATGTGCCGTGAGCGTTTCGGCATTGTGTATCGGAAGATATACGATGAACCCGCTCGACGTGTTCCGTTCCGCCGTTCACTACGGGGAAAACTCCGCGCTCGATACGGTCATCTGGTCGGTACGGCTGCCGCGCATTATAATGGCGGCGGCGGTCGGAAGCGGACTTTCAGTTGCGGGTTTGAGCTTACAGGCTATGTTCGGCAATCCGCTCGTAAGCGCTCACGTCCTCGGCGTTTCGTACAGCGCGGGTTTCGGCGCCGCCTTGGGCATATTGCTCTTTTCCAATTTTGCAATAGTTGAAACAAGTTCTCTTTTGTTCGGCCTTGTCGGCATGGCGCTGACGTACCGGCTCAGTAAACGCAAAGGCGGACGCAGCACACTGACTTTAGTGCTTTCGGGGATTATCGTCGGGGCGGCCTTTGAAGCGCTGACCTCTCTTATAAAATTCGTTGCCGACCCGGAATCGAAGCTGCCGACGATCACGTATTGGCTTATGGGAAGTTTAGCAGGCACTTCATATGCGGATATCGCAAAAGCCGTTCCGCCTTTGCTCGCCGCAATCTTTGTGCTGTGGCTTTTCCGCTGGCGGCTGAACGTACTTTCTCTTTCCCGCGAAGAAGCGCTTTCGCTCGGCGTCAACATAAACAGAACCCGCGCGATTATTATTGCAGCCTCGACGCTCATTGCGGCCGTTACCGTTTCGCACTGCGGCGTCATCGGCTTTGTCGGTTTGGCCGTTCCGCATCTTTCGCGCATGCTCGTCGGCACCGATCACAAATACAGTTGTTTGACGTCCGTTTTGCTGGGCGCGGTTTTTTTAATCGTCATCGATACATTTGCCCGAAGCGTTACGGCAACCGAAATTCCGCTGTCGATTTTAACGGCACTTATAGGCGCGCCGATCTTTGCAACCCTTTTAAATAAAAGCGGAGGATCGTGGTATGATTGA
- a CDS encoding ABC transporter ATP-binding protein gives MIEVENASFAYSDAPPLFRNVSFRVDASQILAVMGANGIGKTTLIKCIMGFLRLQTGKIFVGRKKIDRADMDDKSFWNSVAYVPQAKKSVFGYQVKEMVVLGRNASIAFGRVPSKRDYEYVDAVLERFGIIDLKEKSCNQLSGGQLQMVLIARALVKNPEVLILDEPESNLDLRNQMRVLSIIEKLSHEDGRAVILNTHFPTNALKISDMSLLLRNNSYLFGRSQDIITEENIREFFKIACSIVSVPVGDKVVKGIIPLDFI, from the coding sequence ATGATTGAAGTGGAAAACGCTTCGTTTGCGTACTCCGATGCTCCGCCCTTATTCCGTAATGTGTCATTTCGCGTGGACGCTTCTCAAATTCTTGCCGTTATGGGAGCAAACGGCATCGGAAAGACGACACTCATAAAATGCATTATGGGTTTTCTCAGACTGCAAACGGGAAAGATTTTTGTCGGCCGCAAAAAAATCGATCGTGCCGATATGGACGACAAAAGTTTTTGGAATTCAGTCGCGTATGTACCGCAGGCAAAGAAGAGTGTTTTCGGCTATCAGGTAAAAGAGATGGTTGTACTCGGACGAAACGCATCGATTGCTTTCGGTCGAGTGCCGTCAAAACGCGATTATGAATATGTCGATGCGGTACTGGAACGCTTTGGCATCATTGATCTGAAAGAAAAATCGTGCAATCAGTTGAGCGGCGGTCAACTGCAGATGGTATTGATTGCTCGCGCGCTCGTAAAAAATCCCGAAGTGCTGATATTGGACGAGCCCGAATCGAATTTGGATTTGCGTAATCAAATGCGCGTTTTAAGCATTATTGAAAAACTCTCACACGAAGACGGGCGGGCGGTCATCTTAAACACGCACTTTCCGACAAATGCGCTGAAAATATCCGACATGTCTTTGCTTTTACGGAACAATTCGTACTTGTTTGGACGGTCACAAGATATTATTACTGAAGAAAATATACGTGAGTTTTTCAAAATAGCGTGTTCGATTGTGAGTGTACCTGTCGGAGACAAAGTAGTGAAGGGAATTATTCCGCTCGATTTTATTTGA